Proteins encoded within one genomic window of Spiroplasma endosymbiont of Agriotes lineatus:
- a CDS encoding prolipoprotein diacylglyceryl transferase, translating into MNVFSNWVPNEIPGTNGILRFYSLFILLGIIVSILASWIKLKRREIPTEPFEWSIFLIVPSAIFGSSIIGKINSPVIDQYGFWGYFMIWEPGLAVHGGVIVGVIVGYFWFRHYSKKYEISLWIFADAIIPNILLGQVIGRWGNFFNHELLGQITTSLNWLPDWLLENLRKANADGSSAEGIDIVRHPLFLYESLVNLFSWVLITFVIPKIGMWNSVKPWKKYPKKFVPLWEKDVELLESEKNWATPFKKLYYYRLWKLNCWNQAYFEQTPSKIKKLTVVRKYPEPHLKANNPFFRLMERWFKNQWIRIKQLWTQDAKPLEKNANPDKYWMTRVGVQAGSYVVIYSMVRIILEMFRDESDILFPYDYVGTYIFLGIGVIIGIILLIFAQIISVHKWRQIRWLYEKQY; encoded by the coding sequence ATGAATGTATTTTCAAATTGAGTACCTAATGAAATTCCGGGAACTAATGGTATTTTAAGATTTTATTCGCTTTTTATTCTTTTAGGAATAATTGTTTCGATTTTAGCTTCTTGGATTAAATTAAAGCGCCGCGAAATTCCGACTGAACCATTTGAATGAAGTATTTTTTTAATTGTTCCGAGTGCAATTTTTGGTTCTTCAATTATCGGAAAAATTAATAGTCCTGTTATTGATCAGTATGGGTTTTGAGGTTATTTTATGATTTGAGAACCAGGATTAGCAGTTCATGGTGGTGTTATTGTTGGTGTTATTGTTGGTTATTTTTGATTTCGGCATTATTCTAAAAAATATGAAATATCTTTATGAATATTTGCTGATGCCATTATTCCAAATATTTTATTAGGGCAAGTTATTGGTCGATGAGGTAATTTTTTTAATCATGAACTTTTAGGACAGATAACGACTTCATTAAATTGATTACCTGATTGATTATTAGAAAATTTAAGAAAAGCTAATGCGGACGGTAGTTCAGCTGAAGGAATTGATATTGTTCGTCATCCTTTGTTTTTGTATGAATCGTTAGTTAATTTATTTTCTTGGGTACTAATTACTTTTGTTATTCCTAAAATTGGTATGTGAAATAGTGTTAAACCTTGAAAGAAGTACCCTAAAAAATTTGTTCCGCTTTGAGAAAAAGATGTGGAATTATTAGAGAGTGAAAAAAATTGAGCAACACCGTTTAAAAAACTTTATTATTATCGTCTTTGAAAGTTAAATTGTTGAAATCAAGCTTATTTTGAACAAACTCCGAGTAAAATAAAAAAGTTAACGGTGGTAAGAAAATATCCAGAACCGCATTTAAAAGCTAATAATCCATTTTTTAGACTTATGGAACGATGATTTAAAAATCAATGAATAAGAATTAAACAATTATGAACTCAAGATGCTAAGCCTTTAGAAAAAAATGCTAATCCGGATAAATATTGAATGACGCGAGTTGGCGTTCAGGCTGGTAGTTATGTAGTTATATATAGTATGGTGCGAATTATTTTAGAAATGTTTCGTGATGAAAGTGATATTTTATTTCCTTATGATTATGTGGGTACTTATATATTTTTAGGAATTGGTGTTATTATCGGAATTATTTTGTTAATTTTTGCACAAATTATTAGCGTTCATAAATGAAGACAAATTAGATGATTATATGAAAAACAATATTAA
- the trxB gene encoding thioredoxin-disulfide reductase, translating into MKNNINTDYDLIIIGAGPGGFTSAIYACRAELKVLIINEGPPGGKMVKTYDIENYPGFDRILGPDLSLTMDMQVRKLGAEYEATKVMNIEIASDGDNKIITGENGKIWSAKAVIIATGTVENELLVDGAKRLYGHGVSYCAVCDGAFFRNKDIVVVGGGDSAIEEAIYLTKFARKLYLVHRRNEFRASKGALTIAQNNNKIEWLLNYVVKEIVGKNSLEQVVIENTATKEQQVIDASAIFPYIGSTPISNFVKDLKICDENGYIITNEIMHTSVLGIFAIGDVRQTVLRQIATAVGDGAIAAQEAIKYLDQLKL; encoded by the coding sequence ATGAAAAACAATATTAATACTGATTATGATTTAATTATTATTGGTGCTGGTCCTGGTGGATTTACTAGTGCGATTTATGCATGTCGCGCGGAGTTAAAAGTGCTTATTATTAATGAAGGTCCTCCCGGAGGGAAAATGGTAAAAACTTATGATATTGAAAATTATCCGGGTTTTGATAGAATATTAGGTCCTGACTTGTCATTAACAATGGATATGCAAGTTAGAAAATTAGGCGCTGAATATGAAGCTACTAAGGTAATGAATATTGAAATTGCATCCGATGGTGATAATAAGATTATTACTGGTGAAAATGGTAAAATATGGTCTGCTAAAGCAGTTATTATTGCTACGGGAACGGTTGAAAATGAGTTATTGGTGGATGGCGCTAAGAGATTATATGGTCACGGAGTTTCTTACTGTGCGGTTTGTGATGGGGCATTTTTTCGTAATAAGGATATTGTTGTTGTTGGCGGAGGCGATTCTGCTATTGAAGAAGCGATATATTTAACTAAGTTTGCTAGAAAGTTATATTTAGTGCATCGCCGAAATGAATTTCGGGCTTCGAAAGGAGCATTAACAATTGCTCAAAATAATAATAAAATTGAATGATTATTAAATTATGTTGTTAAAGAAATTGTTGGTAAAAATTCTCTTGAGCAAGTTGTCATTGAAAATACTGCAACAAAAGAGCAACAAGTAATTGATGCTAGTGCAATTTTTCCTTATATTGGTTCAACACCAATTTCTAATTTTGTTAAAGACTTGAAAATTTGTGATGAAAATGGTTATATTATTACTAATGAAATAATGCATACTAGTGTTTTGGGAATATTTGCGATTGGTGATGTTCGTCAGACAGTTTTAAGACAAATTGCTACTGCTGTTGGTGACGGTGCGATTGCTGCTCAAGAAGCAATAAAATATTTAGATCAGTTAAAATTGTAA
- the whiA gene encoding DNA-binding protein WhiA has translation MEWLIVISFSKIVKQEIMKKEFSHPAKEAILLGLIKSLAIFNSKQLIFECSNKTVAIFVKKLIAEIYNYNPKILTTGIKTIIYKLDLSHIISLIINDKDISYDIKRNELVVNFKRLTSEISKRAFIAGAFIATGSVNSPRISNYHLEIQGIDIFFIRKLQLLINSFGFKFKRIYRRKKPLIYLKKSTEIADFLKLIDASLSLLSFENERISRDMYNSINRLTNIEISNQQKTNKAAIEQIKMINFLKENDYFLKLSLKTQQIANLRLDNPEASLNELCDLYENIYNGMISKSGINHMMREIKNSYLVLKSIDSDDN, from the coding sequence ATGGAGTGATTAATAGTGATATCTTTTTCTAAAATTGTTAAGCAAGAAATTATGAAAAAGGAATTTAGTCATCCGGCAAAGGAAGCTATTTTATTGGGATTAATAAAATCTTTAGCGATATTTAATAGTAAGCAATTAATTTTTGAATGTTCTAATAAAACCGTTGCTATTTTTGTTAAAAAATTAATTGCTGAAATTTATAATTATAATCCAAAAATTTTGACAACGGGAATTAAAACTATTATATATAAGTTAGATCTTTCACATATTATTTCTTTAATCATTAATGATAAAGATATTAGTTATGATATTAAACGAAATGAATTGGTTGTTAATTTTAAAAGATTAACGAGTGAGATATCAAAAAGAGCATTTATTGCGGGAGCATTTATTGCTACTGGTAGTGTTAATTCTCCAAGGATTAGTAATTATCATTTAGAAATCCAAGGAATTGATATTTTTTTTATTCGGAAGTTACAATTACTAATAAATAGTTTTGGTTTTAAATTTAAACGCATTTATCGTCGTAAAAAACCTTTAATTTATTTAAAAAAATCAACTGAAATTGCTGATTTTTTGAAATTAATTGATGCAAGTCTTTCACTATTATCGTTTGAAAATGAACGGATTTCACGGGATATGTATAATAGTATTAACCGTTTAACAAATATTGAGATTTCTAATCAGCAAAAAACTAATAAAGCTGCTATTGAACAAATTAAGATGATTAATTTTTTAAAAGAAAATGATTATTTTTTAAAGTTATCGTTAAAAACTCAACAAATTGCTAATTTACGGTTAGATAATCCTGAAGCTTCGCTAAATGAGCTTTGCGATTTATATGAAAATATTTATAACGGTATGATTTCTAAATCAGGAATAAATCATATGATGCGTGAAATCAAAAATAGTTATTTAGTGCTTAAAAGCATTGATTCTGATGACAATTAA
- a CDS encoding IS3 family transposase (programmed frameshift), whose protein sequence is MGNKTSYSEEFKKQIVMLYKNGKSVINLGKEYNLPKPTIYSWVKNYNNSGSFKAKDNRTLEENEIITLRKELKDLKMENDIFKASRADNGQKITIINSNKKKYSIRKMCKLLNISKSNYYYQINKYTRKIVNNYNQEIISASAFNENRQVYGARKIKVVLAHKSINLSRRKIRNIMKNNNLISKYTKTRLKCKNIQVNNDSVNNIVNRDFNNRKINEIIVSDLTYIKVGFKWFYVCLLIDLYNREIVGYSSGPNKNTELVYQAIMRIARSLSKIEIFHTDRGNEFKNNIIDQLLSTFKIQRSLSAKGCPYDNAVAEATYKVFKTEFINGRKFNDLAQLELELFDYINWYNNLRIHGSLNYLSPVTFRKQMSI, encoded by the exons ATGGGAAATAAAACCTCATACTCTGAAGAATTTAAAAAACAAATTGTCATGCTATACAAAAATGGCAAAAGTGTTATTAATTTAGGGAAAGAATATAATTTACCAAAACCAACTATTTATAGTTGAGTTAAAAATTATAATAATTCTGGTTCATTTAAAGCAAAAGACAATCGCACACTAGAAGAAAATGAAATAATAACTTTACGAAAAGAACTTAAAGACTTAAAAATGGAAAATGACATTT TTAAAGCAAGCCGCGCTGATAATGGCCAAAAAATAACAATAATTAATAGCAATAAGAAAAAATATTCGATAAGAAAAATGTGTAAATTATTAAATATTTCAAAATCCAATTACTATTATCAAATTAATAAATACACAAGAAAAATAGTGAATAATTATAATCAAGAAATTATCAGTGCCAGTGCATTTAACGAAAACCGCCAAGTCTATGGAGCTCGAAAAATCAAAGTAGTATTAGCTCATAAAAGTATTAACCTATCTAGACGCAAAATTAGAAACATTATGAAAAACAATAATTTGATATCAAAGTACACAAAAACAAGACTTAAATGCAAAAATATTCAAGTAAATAATGATTCAGTAAATAACATTGTAAACCGAGACTTTAATAATAGAAAAATAAATGAAATTATCGTTAGTGACTTAACTTATATAAAAGTAGGTTTTAAATGATTTTATGTATGTCTCCTAATTGATTTGTATAATCGCGAGATTGTTGGTTATAGTTCCGGACCAAATAAAAATACGGAGTTGGTTTATCAAGCTATTATGCGAATTGCTAGATCATTATCAAAAATTGAAATATTTCATACCGACCGAGGTAATGAGTTTAAAAATAATATAATTGATCAATTATTATCTACATTTAAAATTCAAAGATCATTGAGTGCGAAGGGTTGTCCATATGATAATGCAGTTGCTGAAGCAACTTATAAAGTTTTTAAAACAGAATTTATTAATGGTAGAAAATTCAATGATCTTGCGCAATTAGAACTTGAATTATTTGATTACATTAATTGATACAATAATCTTAGAATACATGGCAGTTTAAATTATTTATCTCCAGTTACTTTTAGAAAACAAATGTCTATATAA
- a CDS encoding MATE family efflux transporter has product MKLKINWKQYWDWEFNKKVLRMILPLILQSLIVAFINVLDTIFISIFSPEQLTGLGLTNDMFLLLIYSFWAISGAGGIYTTQYLGKKNYAKVAETTRIKLILALILAIIYFTLISTLRTSLINIILNLDNHLPKDNKNLISKSANDYLQIINYTTWFLGISLVFYNTMYECGDAWTSLYINFLPLTIKVILNLIFIKLFDWGVVGAAWSTFIARVCEFIVVIAFIVWKKPVYYPGWKIWKTTLDLWKKIMKNFVFIFMANALFALSSFVQKMIILKEGFLDHSYQAAILTFSIVGVFYSFFNGYYVAVPYFVGRELGANHIAKAKVNFYKILGFGLILNATIALLIIFSSPFILNFFIGNPAVIYVAKWYLAFQGIAFFFLSTSIIFFNILRIGGKNLLSSLIDILCTWVFIVGLTWFAFTIFKPNNYEVFSENWVMVTIIVFLIVSLAEIIQFSILIITVWKVNWANNLVKQ; this is encoded by the coding sequence ATGAAATTAAAAATTAATTGAAAACAATATTGAGATTGAGAATTTAATAAAAAAGTTTTACGGATGATACTACCTTTGATTTTGCAAAGTTTGATTGTTGCTTTTATTAATGTTTTAGATACAATTTTTATTTCAATTTTTAGTCCTGAACAATTAACTGGTTTAGGTTTAACGAATGATATGTTTCTTTTATTAATTTATAGTTTTTGAGCGATTTCCGGCGCCGGGGGTATTTATACAACGCAATATTTAGGGAAAAAGAATTATGCTAAAGTTGCGGAAACCACAAGAATAAAATTAATTTTGGCACTTATTTTGGCAATAATTTATTTTACTTTAATATCAACATTAAGAACATCATTAATTAATATTATTTTGAATTTAGATAATCATTTGCCAAAAGATAATAAAAACTTGATTTCTAAATCTGCAAATGATTATTTGCAAATTATTAATTATACAACTTGGTTTTTAGGTATTTCGTTAGTTTTTTATAATACAATGTATGAGTGTGGTGATGCTTGAACGTCTTTATATATTAACTTTTTGCCTTTAACAATTAAGGTGATTTTAAATCTGATTTTTATTAAACTTTTTGATTGAGGTGTTGTTGGTGCTGCGTGGTCAACATTTATTGCTCGGGTTTGTGAATTTATTGTTGTAATTGCTTTTATAGTTTGAAAAAAGCCAGTTTATTATCCAGGATGAAAAATTTGAAAAACAACATTAGATTTGTGAAAAAAAATTATGAAAAACTTTGTGTTTATTTTTATGGCGAATGCCTTGTTTGCTCTTTCTTCTTTTGTGCAAAAGATGATTATTTTAAAAGAAGGATTTTTAGATCATTCTTATCAAGCGGCAATTTTAACATTTAGTATTGTTGGCGTGTTTTATTCATTTTTTAATGGTTATTATGTTGCTGTTCCATATTTTGTTGGCCGGGAGTTAGGAGCTAATCATATTGCTAAAGCAAAAGTTAATTTTTATAAAATTTTAGGTTTTGGTTTAATTTTAAATGCCACGATTGCTTTATTAATCATATTTAGTTCGCCATTTATTCTTAATTTTTTTATAGGAAATCCGGCAGTTATTTATGTTGCTAAGTGGTATTTAGCTTTTCAAGGGATAGCGTTCTTTTTCTTGTCAACATCAATTATTTTCTTTAATATTTTAAGAATTGGTGGTAAAAATTTGTTATCAAGTTTAATTGATATTCTTTGCACTTGGGTTTTTATTGTTGGGTTAACTTGATTTGCATTTACAATTTTTAAACCTAATAATTATGAAGTGTTTTCTGAGAATTGAGTAATGGTGACAATAATTGTATTTTTAATTGTTTCTTTAGCTGAGATTATTCAATTTTCAATATTAATTATTACCGTGTGAAAAGTTAATTGAGCTAATAATTTAGTAAAACAATAA
- a CDS encoding helix-turn-helix transcriptional regulator, with amino-acid sequence MIKDVMDVKIKFGQQIRQLRVNLHLSQEELAYECDLNKNYISDIERGERNISLQSIAKLAKGLQVSLSELFDFDYQI; translated from the coding sequence GTGATTAAAGATGTTATGGATGTTAAAATTAAGTTTGGACAGCAAATTAGACAATTACGAGTAAATTTACATTTGTCGCAAGAAGAATTAGCATATGAATGTGATTTAAATAAAAATTATATTTCTGATATTGAGCGCGGCGAAAGAAACATTTCTTTACAAAGTATTGCTAAACTTGCTAAAGGTTTGCAAGTATCATTATCGGAATTATTTGATTTTGATTATCAAATTTAA
- the rpsD gene encoding 30S ribosomal protein S4 encodes MSRYTGAIFRISRRVGFSILETGKEFSKGKKRTTAPGQHGARRRKLSNYGLQQQEKQKVRYMYGLNEKQFRNTFLKAKKISGVTGTNFLILLESRLDNIVYRLGLARTRSAARQLVNHSHILVNDKEVNIPSYRVSVNDKITIKENSKKNPKVLEAIELNAGTLEFISFDRKNIVGTYLRYPERNELSSEINESLIVEWYNRII; translated from the coding sequence ATGTCAAGATATACAGGCGCTATTTTTAGAATTTCAAGAAGAGTTGGGTTTTCAATTTTAGAAACTGGAAAAGAGTTTTCTAAAGGAAAAAAACGCACAACCGCCCCAGGACAACACGGAGCAAGAAGAAGAAAACTATCTAACTATGGTTTACAACAACAAGAAAAACAAAAAGTAAGATATATGTATGGTTTAAATGAAAAACAATTTCGAAATACATTTTTAAAAGCTAAAAAAATTAGTGGTGTTACAGGAACTAATTTTTTAATTTTATTAGAATCTCGTTTAGATAACATTGTTTATCGTTTAGGTTTAGCAAGAACAAGAAGTGCGGCCCGCCAATTAGTTAATCATAGTCATATATTAGTAAATGATAAGGAAGTTAATATCCCTTCTTATCGTGTATCAGTTAATGATAAGATTACAATTAAAGAAAATTCTAAGAAAAACCCAAAAGTGTTAGAAGCAATTGAATTAAATGCCGGAACATTGGAATTTATTAGTTTTGATCGCAAAAACATTGTTGGAACTTACCTTCGTTATCCCGAAAGAAATGAATTAAGTTCTGAAATTAATGAATCTTTAATTGTTGAATGATATAACCGTATTATTTAA
- the asnS gene encoding asparagine--tRNA ligase translates to MLIKKLYKTYKTIVDQEITLKGWVRTNRNSGKVGFISLNDGSYLDSIQVVYNQEIKNFNEIKSLRTGSSIAVTGVLILPDKGNELFEIKATNIKIYNNVMEQYPLQKKEHSNEYLREIAHLRARTNKFWAIFKIRSSVSYAIHCFFQGNDFLYLHSPIITSNDAEGAGEAFIVTTREDNNYQQDFFSKKANLTVSGQLNAEAYTQAFNRVYTFGPAFRAEKSHTSRHVAEFWMVEPEVAYSSLEENMKLGEDLIKYIINYILENNKKELKFLNDNVDNNLLDKLNTIITVKFIVMTYDDAIMELVKVKDCFENQDINWGMDLQTEHERYLCEQLTNKPIFITNYPQSIKAFYMKTNEDNKTVQAVDLLVPGIGELIGGGQREDNYEKLLSKMQATNLDIKDFQWYLNLRQYGYVPSGGFGLGLERLIMYLTGVTNIRDALPFPRVPNSLEF, encoded by the coding sequence ATGTTAATTAAAAAACTTTATAAAACATATAAAACCATTGTTGATCAAGAAATTACTTTAAAAGGTTGAGTACGAACCAATCGCAATTCTGGTAAAGTAGGTTTTATTAGTTTAAATGATGGCAGTTATTTGGATAGTATTCAAGTTGTTTATAATCAAGAAATTAAAAATTTTAATGAAATTAAAAGCTTGCGAACAGGTTCTTCAATTGCAGTAACAGGAGTATTAATTTTGCCAGATAAAGGTAATGAATTGTTTGAAATTAAAGCAACAAATATAAAAATATATAATAATGTTATGGAGCAATATCCATTACAAAAAAAAGAACATTCTAATGAATATTTACGAGAAATTGCTCATTTAAGAGCACGAACTAATAAGTTTTGAGCTATTTTTAAGATTAGAAGTAGTGTTAGTTATGCAATTCATTGTTTTTTTCAAGGAAATGACTTTTTATATTTGCATTCACCAATTATTACTAGTAATGATGCTGAAGGTGCAGGTGAAGCGTTTATTGTGACAACTCGTGAAGATAATAATTATCAACAAGATTTCTTTTCTAAAAAGGCTAATTTAACTGTTTCTGGACAATTAAATGCTGAAGCATATACACAAGCATTTAATCGTGTTTATACTTTTGGGCCAGCCTTTCGAGCAGAGAAGTCTCATACTTCTCGTCATGTAGCGGAATTTTGAATGGTAGAACCAGAAGTGGCATATAGTTCGTTAGAAGAAAATATGAAATTAGGAGAAGATTTAATTAAATATATTATTAATTATATTTTAGAAAATAATAAAAAAGAATTAAAGTTTTTAAATGATAATGTTGATAATAATTTATTAGATAAACTAAATACAATAATAACTGTTAAGTTTATAGTTATGACTTATGATGATGCGATTATGGAATTAGTTAAAGTTAAAGACTGTTTTGAAAATCAAGATATTAATTGGGGAATGGATTTACAAACTGAACATGAAAGATATTTATGTGAACAATTAACTAATAAACCAATATTTATTACTAATTATCCACAATCTATTAAAGCATTTTATATGAAAACTAATGAGGATAATAAAACTGTTCAAGCGGTGGATTTATTAGTTCCTGGAATTGGTGAATTAATTGGTGGTGGCCAAAGGGAAGATAATTATGAAAAGTTATTATCAAAAATGCAAGCGACTAATTTAGATATTAAAGATTTTCAATGATATTTAAATTTAAGACAGTATGGGTATGTTCCAAGTGGTGGTTTTGGTTTAGGATTAGAAAGATTAATTATGTATTTGACGGGAGTGACAAATATTCGTGATGCTTTACCCTTTCCACGCGTACCTAATAGTTTAGAATTTTAA
- a CDS encoding NAD(+)/NADH kinase, whose protein sequence is MQQKRFTIITNKSDESIDAAKDLSSKLLVLKMIFDEQNPEIVFTIGGDGTFLSAINRFNENIDNIHFITINTGNIGFNALYQVNEIDKLITNLKNNILKTKSLDALKITINNKNFYSLNEIKLISIAKTIFFTVYINNQLLQNCQSSGFVLATKTGSTGYIKSINGAVILSEKNLMEFLEIAPVFHSKHNSLKASLILDNTHMITIKGNMKDVFLVIDSQKHDFNSDNLIINLIANKIKILVTDVNDLIMIKQIQKTFIHN, encoded by the coding sequence ATGCAACAAAAGAGATTTACAATTATTACTAACAAGTCCGATGAATCAATTGATGCTGCCAAAGACTTATCTAGTAAATTATTAGTATTAAAGATGATATTTGATGAACAAAATCCAGAAATAGTATTTACTATTGGTGGTGATGGAACTTTTTTATCGGCGATTAATCGTTTTAATGAAAATATTGATAATATTCATTTTATAACTATTAATACCGGAAATATTGGTTTTAATGCTCTTTATCAAGTTAATGAAATTGATAAGTTAATTACTAATTTAAAAAATAATATTTTGAAAACAAAATCTCTTGATGCTTTAAAAATAACTATTAATAATAAAAATTTTTATAGTCTTAATGAGATTAAATTAATTAGTATTGCAAAAACAATATTTTTTACAGTTTATATTAATAATCAATTATTACAAAATTGTCAAAGTTCAGGATTTGTTTTGGCCACTAAAACCGGTTCAACAGGCTATATTAAAAGTATTAATGGAGCAGTTATTTTAAGTGAAAAAAATTTAATGGAATTCTTAGAAATTGCTCCTGTTTTTCATAGTAAACATAATTCTTTAAAGGCATCATTAATTTTAGACAATACCCACATGATTACTATTAAAGGAAATATGAAAGATGTTTTTTTAGTAATTGATAGTCAAAAACATGATTTTAATAGTGATAATTTAATTATTAATTTAATTGCTAATAAAATTAAAATTTTAGTAACTGATGTTAATGATTTAATAATGATTAAACAAATTCAAAAAACATTTATCCATAATTAA